Proteins co-encoded in one Trichocoleus desertorum ATA4-8-CV12 genomic window:
- the mreC gene encoding rod shape-determining protein MreC translates to MYTLRRWWDRYGIKMLLVGVTLGTAWMVRETQGAAILEVYQGMTRPFQGAPNAEEQIANARVLELQQRLVELESQNQKLQDLLSYASTRPRKGIAAPVIGRSADHWWQQVTLGRGSKDGLQVGYVVAGPGGLVGRVTSVTPRTSRVLLISDPTSRVGVVVSRSRYTGYMRGQAANRAVLEFFDKVPDVRRGDVISTSTFSQLFPSGMPVGRVESVNLNKSPAPEAVIELSAPISYLEWVIVYPHQSAIPDSTSATPKSDAP, encoded by the coding sequence ATGTATACACTGCGTCGCTGGTGGGATCGATATGGCATAAAAATGTTGCTAGTGGGTGTTACCCTGGGCACTGCCTGGATGGTTCGGGAGACCCAAGGAGCAGCGATTCTAGAAGTGTATCAAGGTATGACTCGTCCCTTCCAAGGTGCCCCTAACGCAGAAGAGCAGATTGCGAATGCACGAGTCCTAGAGCTACAGCAGCGCTTGGTCGAGCTAGAAAGCCAAAACCAAAAACTTCAAGACTTACTGAGTTACGCCTCCACGAGACCGCGAAAAGGAATTGCCGCTCCAGTGATTGGGCGCAGTGCTGACCACTGGTGGCAGCAGGTGACTCTAGGACGGGGTAGCAAAGACGGGTTGCAAGTGGGATATGTGGTAGCAGGGCCAGGAGGCTTGGTGGGTCGAGTTACGAGTGTCACCCCCCGTACGAGCCGTGTCCTCTTGATCAGCGATCCCACGAGCCGCGTAGGAGTTGTAGTGAGCCGTAGCCGTTATACCGGATACATGCGTGGGCAAGCGGCTAACCGAGCCGTTCTAGAGTTCTTCGATAAAGTTCCTGATGTGCGACGTGGCGATGTGATTTCTACTTCTACGTTTAGCCAGCTCTTCCCATCAGGCATGCCTGTGGGTCGGGTTGAGTCAGTCAACCTAAACAAAAGCCCTGCCCCAGAGGCTGTGATTGAGTTGTCTGCTCCCATTAGTTATTTGGAGTGGGTAATTGTTTACCCTCATCAATCAGCAATTCCTGATTCCACGTCTGCTACTCCCAAGTCGGATGCCCCATGA
- a CDS encoding rod shape-determining protein, whose amino-acid sequence MGIDLGTANTLVYVSGKGIVLQEPSVVAIDQDDRVPLAVGEDAKKMLGRTPGNVVALRPLRDGVIADFDTAELMLKHFIRRVHEGRTLVSPRIVIGIPSGVTGVERRAVMEAASQAGAREVYLIDEPVAAAIGAGLPVAEPTGNMIIDIGGGTTEVAVLSLQGTVLSESVRVAGDELSESITQYMKKVHNLVIGERTAEEIKIRIGSAYPTNEVDEAMMEVRGLHLLSGLPRTVTIKGPEIRESMSEPLLVIVEAVKRTLERTPPELAADIIDRGIMLAGGGALLKGIDTLISHETGIVVHVAADPLSCVVLGTGRVLENFKQLERVFSGRSRHM is encoded by the coding sequence ATGGGTATCGACCTCGGTACCGCCAACACACTAGTTTATGTATCGGGTAAAGGGATTGTTCTCCAAGAACCTTCCGTAGTTGCGATCGATCAAGATGATCGAGTGCCTTTAGCGGTCGGAGAAGATGCCAAAAAAATGCTAGGACGGACCCCTGGGAATGTAGTGGCACTGCGTCCCCTCAGGGATGGCGTAATTGCTGACTTCGACACCGCAGAGTTGATGTTGAAGCATTTTATTCGGCGGGTGCATGAAGGTCGCACGCTGGTTTCCCCCCGGATTGTCATTGGTATTCCCAGTGGTGTTACGGGTGTAGAGCGTCGGGCGGTCATGGAAGCAGCTTCGCAAGCGGGTGCCCGTGAAGTCTATTTGATTGATGAGCCAGTTGCCGCCGCGATCGGTGCGGGTCTGCCTGTCGCAGAACCAACAGGCAACATGATTATCGACATTGGTGGTGGTACTACCGAAGTTGCTGTATTGAGTTTGCAAGGGACTGTACTGAGTGAGTCGGTACGGGTCGCGGGTGATGAGTTGAGCGAGTCAATCACCCAGTACATGAAGAAAGTGCACAACTTGGTGATTGGGGAACGTACAGCCGAAGAAATTAAAATTCGCATCGGTTCTGCTTACCCCACCAATGAAGTGGATGAAGCCATGATGGAAGTCCGGGGTTTGCATTTACTGTCTGGGTTACCTCGTACCGTCACCATTAAGGGACCAGAAATTCGTGAGAGCATGTCCGAGCCTCTCTTGGTGATTGTTGAGGCTGTTAAGCGCACCTTAGAACGCACTCCCCCAGAACTGGCGGCGGACATTATTGATCGCGGCATTATGTTGGCTGGTGGAGGTGCATTGTTAAAAGGGATTGACACCCTGATTAGCCACGAAACTGGAATTGTGGTTCACGTTGCTGCCGATCCCCTGAGCTGTGTTGTATTAGGCACAGGTCGGGTTCTGGAGAACTTTAAGCAGCTAGAGCGGGTGTTTAGTGGCCGCTCCCGGCATATGTAA
- a CDS encoding single-stranded DNA-binding protein translates to MSLNVVTLVGRVGGDPDVKFFESGSVVCNLTLAVDRRTRNSDQPDWFNLELWGKTAQVAADYVRKGSLIGVSGALKFESWQDRNTGATRTKPVIRVDRLELLGSKRDNDAGSMNNYGGDDEF, encoded by the coding sequence ATGAGTCTTAATGTTGTTACTTTAGTCGGTCGAGTCGGGGGAGACCCCGATGTGAAATTTTTCGAGTCGGGTAGCGTGGTGTGCAACTTGACGTTGGCTGTCGATCGCCGCACGCGCAACAGCGACCAGCCAGACTGGTTTAATTTGGAGCTATGGGGCAAAACGGCTCAAGTAGCGGCTGACTATGTACGTAAAGGCAGCTTAATTGGCGTTAGTGGGGCACTCAAGTTTGAGTCTTGGCAGGATCGCAACACAGGAGCAACTCGTACCAAGCCTGTGATTCGAGTCGATCGCTTAGAACTGCTAGGCTCCAAGCGGGACAATGACGCTGGTTCCATGAACAATTACGGCGGCGACGATGAATTTTAA
- a CDS encoding SIMPL domain-containing protein (The SIMPL domain is named for its presence in mouse protein SIMPL (signalling molecule that associates with mouse pelle-like kinase). Bacterial member BP26, from Brucella, was shown to assemble into a channel-like structure, while YggE from E. coli has been associated with resistance to oxidative stress.), with amino-acid sequence MYPAHLSHRPSRSWQRWTALPLALGLLSLTFANPVLAQERAQERMLRTLTVTGRGIEMIPTTLTQVELGVEVQGKTAEAVQQEAAKRSSAVVELLKARNVEKLQTTGITLNPNYSYENNTQRLVGYIATNTVSFRVDTQRAGTIIDDAVKAGATRVNGVSFVAPDPAIAAAQKQALREATQDAQQQANAVLEALNFTAQEIVSIQVNGASAPPPRPVMAFSKLQRAEMADTPVEGGEQQVDASVTLEIRY; translated from the coding sequence ATGTACCCAGCCCACCTGTCCCACCGTCCATCCCGCTCTTGGCAGCGCTGGACCGCTTTACCGCTCGCCTTAGGGCTGCTGAGCCTCACCTTTGCCAACCCTGTTCTAGCTCAAGAACGAGCCCAAGAGAGAATGCTGAGAACCCTCACTGTGACTGGCCGTGGCATAGAAATGATCCCCACCACTCTGACTCAAGTTGAACTGGGAGTGGAGGTGCAAGGCAAAACCGCAGAAGCAGTGCAGCAAGAAGCTGCCAAGCGTTCTTCGGCAGTTGTAGAGTTGCTCAAGGCGCGCAATGTGGAGAAACTGCAAACCACAGGCATTACCCTGAACCCCAACTATAGTTACGAAAACAACACGCAACGTTTAGTGGGCTACATCGCGACCAACACCGTCAGCTTCCGTGTCGATACGCAACGAGCAGGCACCATCATTGATGATGCAGTGAAAGCAGGAGCGACGCGAGTCAATGGCGTGAGTTTTGTAGCTCCAGACCCCGCGATCGCCGCCGCCCAGAAACAAGCGCTACGAGAAGCCACCCAAGATGCCCAACAGCAAGCCAACGCTGTTTTAGAGGCACTCAACTTCACCGCTCAAGAAATTGTGAGTATTCAAGTTAATGGAGCCAGTGCCCCACCGCCTCGCCCCGTTATGGCCTTCTCTAAATTGCAACGCGCCGAAATGGCTGATACGCCTGTAGAGGGTGGCGAACAACAAGTCGATGCCAGCGTCACCCTAGAAATCCGGTATTAA
- a CDS encoding EVE domain-containing protein has translation MAYWLLKSEPDVYSYADLERDGQTIWDGVNNNLALKHIRTMQPGDLALIYHTGDERRATGIAEVVSEPYADPALADPKRAVVDVQAVRSLPQPVTLAQIKQDSSFEGFDLLRISRLSVVPVSPEHWQRILQLAGESS, from the coding sequence ATGGCTTATTGGTTGTTGAAGAGTGAACCGGACGTTTATAGCTATGCAGACTTGGAGCGAGACGGGCAAACAATTTGGGATGGGGTGAACAATAATCTAGCGCTGAAGCACATCCGCACCATGCAGCCAGGAGATTTGGCGCTGATCTATCACACAGGGGACGAGCGCCGAGCTACCGGGATCGCTGAAGTCGTGAGCGAGCCTTATGCCGACCCTGCTTTAGCTGACCCGAAACGAGCTGTGGTCGATGTGCAAGCTGTGCGATCGCTGCCGCAACCCGTGACTCTGGCTCAGATTAAGCAAGACAGTAGTTTTGAAGGGTTTGATTTGTTGCGGATTAGTCGGCTTTCAGTGGTGCCAGTCTCACCTGAACATTGGCAACGAATTCTGCAACTAGCGGGGGAGTCCTCCTAA
- a CDS encoding PD-(D/E)XK nuclease family protein, with translation MAYHLSAAKLQTYHRCAQSYYFRYERGIKTAAFFGSASLGTALHEALAQIYRDWHYQEPIPGLDWVEYCWSQHTQGLSPNQVTQGQAMLQRYHERFIASQTAIARPLAVEGKIQGSLQVENLEFTVSGRYDRLDYLSDGLELIDYKSNKDTKLLDPAELNLQIGLYYLALEQTYPQTLRRLSLIYLRTGEKISFEVTPDHKQRVESAISDLALRLRTDAAWEPTTGGHCDRCTYARYCPGVQAEPEPLPADAKPRPELQLALSLALDSAS, from the coding sequence ATGGCTTACCACCTCTCTGCCGCCAAGCTGCAAACCTACCATCGCTGTGCCCAGTCCTACTATTTCCGTTATGAACGTGGGATTAAAACCGCTGCTTTCTTTGGGTCTGCGTCTCTGGGTACGGCGTTGCACGAAGCTTTAGCGCAGATCTACCGCGATTGGCACTATCAAGAACCGATTCCAGGGCTTGATTGGGTGGAATACTGCTGGAGCCAGCACACTCAAGGACTCAGCCCTAACCAGGTGACACAAGGGCAAGCAATGTTGCAGCGCTATCACGAGCGCTTTATTGCTAGCCAAACTGCGATCGCACGCCCGCTAGCAGTCGAAGGCAAAATTCAGGGATCGCTTCAAGTTGAAAATTTAGAATTTACTGTTTCAGGGCGTTACGATCGCCTGGATTATTTATCCGATGGCTTGGAGCTGATCGACTATAAATCCAACAAAGACACTAAACTGCTAGACCCAGCAGAACTTAATCTGCAAATTGGGCTGTATTACTTGGCCTTAGAGCAAACCTACCCACAAACACTACGGCGCTTGAGTTTAATTTATCTTCGTACAGGTGAGAAAATTAGCTTTGAAGTCACACCAGACCATAAGCAGCGAGTTGAGTCTGCCATTAGTGATTTAGCGCTACGCTTGCGAACGGATGCCGCTTGGGAACCTACGACTGGCGGGCATTGCGATCGCTGCACCTATGCTCGCTATTGCCCAGGGGTACAAGCGGAGCCAGAACCCTTACCCGCTGATGCCAAACCCCGTCCAGAACTTCAGTTAGCGCTGAGCTTAGCGTTAGATTCGGCAAGCTGA
- a CDS encoding SRPBCC family protein, with protein sequence MPVAFNRATGYGQRQLPIASDLSPDFMSDISAPGILANCVSAIARSGVVTLPTKTLLRLGGLTTAVLLAVTSPLVARAELFNGPLDRLPVAERVALRSGKVVVTGDQGRYVAKVLVKAPPDVVWSVLTDYANLSKFLPNVVSSRVIEAQGNRKVVEQVDVRQVLLVSRRSRLRTENIETAKKRIDFRLLEGDVKTLQGYWQINSVAAYPGASATQVLLTQDITAEPGAGTPKGLFYNLFRSGLNESLTAISQEIGRRTLQATAHHAQPQTSPTRSF encoded by the coding sequence GTGCCAGTGGCATTCAATCGGGCGACAGGTTATGGTCAGAGACAATTGCCAATAGCTTCTGACCTATCTCCTGACTTTATGTCTGATATTTCTGCGCCCGGTATCTTGGCAAATTGCGTTTCTGCGATCGCCCGCTCTGGAGTAGTCACCTTACCAACTAAAACTCTGCTACGGCTTGGAGGACTCACAACCGCTGTATTGTTGGCTGTCACTTCTCCCTTAGTAGCTAGAGCCGAACTGTTTAACGGTCCTCTAGATCGCCTTCCGGTAGCAGAGCGAGTGGCGTTACGCAGCGGCAAGGTAGTGGTCACAGGAGATCAAGGCCGCTATGTGGCTAAAGTTTTGGTTAAAGCTCCTCCGGATGTGGTTTGGTCAGTGTTGACCGACTATGCCAATCTGTCCAAATTTCTCCCTAATGTCGTTTCGAGCCGTGTAATTGAGGCGCAGGGTAATCGCAAAGTGGTGGAGCAGGTGGATGTGCGTCAGGTGTTGCTGGTTAGCAGGCGATCGCGTTTGCGCACCGAAAACATTGAAACTGCGAAAAAACGGATTGATTTTCGACTGCTGGAAGGCGATGTGAAAACGCTGCAAGGATATTGGCAAATTAATTCCGTAGCGGCTTATCCAGGGGCTTCTGCAACTCAAGTGCTGCTGACGCAAGATATTACGGCAGAACCCGGTGCAGGCACCCCCAAAGGGCTGTTCTACAACCTGTTTCGCAGTGGCTTGAATGAATCTCTCACTGCGATTAGCCAAGAAATCGGTCGGCGAACCTTGCAGGCAACAGCCCACCATGCTCAACCGCAAACCTCCCCCACCCGTTCCTTCTGA
- a CDS encoding Eco57I restriction-modification methylase domain-containing protein, whose protein sequence is MNLSLRLAKKSVGEPCRQQPTMLNRKPPPPVPSDPSATDDARTLQLPIGVCYTPTAVVDYMVENTVGRLLVDKTPQQLLGNLRILDPACGEGIFLLRAYAYLLAWYRDRYINAYESGNKLITELPLQQANDGIWELAIAERWRILCEHIYGVDIDAQAVEQARRCLLRIAGPPSPPTLGETGVLRFVDYPPCAHALDRLPPAYSPSGHTRKAGWGGKTQRYQFDLENNLKCGNAIIGEALGDRSPSSLGSSNQAFNWQVEFPEVMQGGGFDVVIGNPPYVDSEWMTEHLPDWRHYCTQHYQVASGNWDLFCVFIEQAIALCKSHGLTSLIVPNKLGSASYAAQARQLLAVQNQLLTIRDYSKVPIFRVAVYPIVYAARKQPPDLTSQVQYERMEVASNSAIAPATCQWLDYQRYFWQAEKPWRLGASLQQAELCDRLQSQFPPLSAVAEVLGAATVGEAYAMQPLIADEACPQTTDLKLINSGTIDRYCDLWGHKCLRYLGHAYRYPIIPANQHSHLPPKRQQQARQPKIIVAGMTQVLECAVDVAGAFLAGKSTVIIFTSLNLYYLLALLNSKLITFYYRNLYGGDCLKGGYLRIGPPQLRSLPICSAFDSLCPQPQQHLVALVERLLSLQQQLLIAEAGEERRNLQQKICVLEGKIDQFVYDLYGLTADEQRLINQAV, encoded by the coding sequence ATGAATCTCTCACTGCGATTAGCCAAGAAATCGGTCGGCGAACCTTGCAGGCAACAGCCCACCATGCTCAACCGCAAACCTCCCCCACCCGTTCCTTCTGATCCTTCTGCCACAGATGACGCAAGGACACTACAACTGCCCATTGGGGTTTGTTACACACCTACGGCAGTTGTGGATTACATGGTGGAAAACACAGTCGGGCGGCTGCTAGTAGATAAAACGCCTCAACAGTTATTGGGCAATCTCCGCATTCTTGACCCTGCTTGTGGCGAAGGCATTTTCTTGCTCCGAGCCTATGCCTACTTATTGGCTTGGTATCGCGATCGCTACATCAACGCTTACGAAAGCGGAAACAAACTAATCACAGAATTGCCGCTGCAACAAGCGAACGATGGGATTTGGGAGTTAGCGATCGCGGAACGGTGGCGGATTCTGTGCGAGCACATTTATGGCGTGGATATCGATGCTCAGGCAGTTGAGCAGGCTCGGCGGTGCCTATTGAGAATAGCTGGCCCCCCTAGCCCCCCAACGCTGGGGGAAACAGGAGTTCTAAGGTTTGTAGACTATCCTCCCTGTGCACATGCTTTAGATCGGCTCCCCCCAGCATATAGCCCTAGCGGGCATACCAGAAAAGCGGGTTGGGGGGGCAAAACCCAGCGCTACCAATTTGATTTGGAGAACAACCTTAAGTGTGGCAACGCCATTATTGGTGAGGCACTGGGCGATCGCTCCCCTTCGTCCCTGGGCAGCTCTAATCAGGCTTTTAACTGGCAAGTAGAGTTCCCAGAGGTGATGCAGGGGGGAGGGTTTGATGTGGTGATTGGCAATCCGCCCTATGTGGATTCGGAGTGGATGACCGAGCACCTTCCTGATTGGCGGCACTACTGTACACAACACTATCAAGTCGCTTCAGGCAATTGGGACTTGTTTTGCGTGTTTATTGAACAAGCGATCGCCCTATGCAAGTCCCACGGTTTAACCAGCTTGATTGTTCCGAATAAGCTAGGGTCGGCCAGTTATGCCGCTCAAGCTCGTCAGCTTTTAGCCGTCCAGAATCAACTTTTGACAATCCGCGATTACTCCAAGGTGCCAATCTTTCGAGTTGCGGTTTATCCCATCGTTTACGCGGCTCGAAAACAACCGCCAGACTTAACCTCACAGGTGCAGTACGAACGCATGGAGGTAGCTAGCAACAGTGCGATCGCTCCCGCAACTTGTCAATGGCTAGATTACCAGCGTTATTTCTGGCAGGCAGAGAAACCGTGGCGATTGGGTGCTAGCTTGCAGCAGGCAGAGTTGTGCGATCGCTTGCAGTCCCAGTTTCCGCCCTTGTCTGCGGTGGCTGAAGTTTTAGGGGCAGCAACCGTGGGAGAAGCCTATGCCATGCAACCATTGATTGCAGATGAGGCTTGCCCCCAAACCACTGACCTGAAGCTGATCAATAGTGGCACCATTGACCGTTATTGTGATCTGTGGGGGCACAAGTGTCTACGCTATTTGGGCCACGCCTATCGCTATCCGATTATTCCAGCAAACCAGCATTCTCACTTACCACCCAAGCGACAACAGCAAGCTCGCCAACCCAAAATTATTGTGGCTGGCATGACCCAAGTTTTAGAATGTGCCGTGGATGTTGCAGGAGCTTTCTTGGCAGGAAAATCGACTGTGATTATTTTCACGTCTCTGAATTTGTATTACCTCTTGGCGCTTTTAAATAGTAAGTTAATCACCTTTTACTACCGCAACTTATATGGAGGAGACTGCCTCAAAGGGGGCTATTTACGAATTGGGCCGCCACAATTGCGATCGCTGCCCATTTGTTCCGCTTTCGACTCGTTATGTCCTCAGCCGCAGCAGCATTTAGTGGCCCTAGTGGAGCGTTTGTTATCTCTCCAGCAACAGTTACTAATAGCCGAGGCTGGGGAGGAACGCCGAAATCTACAGCAAAAAATTTGTGTCCTTGAAGGAAAAATTGACCAATTCGTTTACGACCTTTACGGACTCACTGCTGATGAACAACGGCTCATCAATCAAGCTGTATAG
- a CDS encoding tetratricopeptide repeat protein, translating to MVRNRLISGLVISSSLWLAASVVAAPSASEYRQLGLTYRAQARYAEAIAAFQQAVELEPNNLSGRITLGWTQHLAGQELAAMESLFQGLYRDPNSVPALNALGIVYLVQGDLSSAVITHSWAAWLEPNNEIPYYNLSLAAHRLREYGWASLAARRAAALEPNNPHPWVALAIIHWGGGDREAAIQAYEQALALNGSYSDRAFLPELKTAGFSAEQIQQVEQILAATVSR from the coding sequence ATGGTGCGAAATAGGCTAATTTCTGGGTTGGTAATTAGTAGTAGTTTGTGGTTGGCAGCATCAGTGGTAGCTGCCCCATCTGCGAGTGAGTATCGTCAATTAGGTCTGACTTATCGAGCCCAAGCCCGTTATGCAGAGGCGATCGCTGCATTTCAGCAAGCTGTGGAGCTGGAACCCAACAATTTGTCTGGACGCATTACCTTAGGTTGGACTCAACATCTGGCAGGCCAAGAATTAGCGGCAATGGAATCACTGTTTCAGGGGCTTTACCGCGATCCCAATTCAGTACCAGCGCTCAATGCTTTAGGCATCGTCTATCTGGTCCAGGGAGATCTGAGTTCTGCTGTCATCACTCACAGTTGGGCTGCTTGGCTAGAACCCAATAACGAAATTCCTTACTACAACCTCAGCTTAGCTGCTCACCGTTTGCGAGAGTATGGTTGGGCTAGCTTAGCTGCACGTCGGGCTGCGGCTTTGGAACCGAATAATCCGCATCCTTGGGTGGCGCTGGCAATCATTCACTGGGGTGGGGGCGATCGCGAGGCAGCGATTCAAGCTTACGAACAAGCCTTAGCCCTAAACGGCAGTTATAGCGATCGCGCTTTTCTCCCAGAGCTAAAAACAGCAGGGTTTAGTGCTGAGCAAATCCAGCAAGTAGAACAAATTTTGGCAGCAACAGTCTCACGTTAA
- a CDS encoding class I SAM-dependent methyltransferase: MPLQPSDRTKLDPTEDTVFYGLPRFVTHVDEGFIQQLTDLYRERLKPQTRILDLMSSWVSHLPDEVEFAHVEGHGLNAEELARNPRLHHSFTQDLNQEPKLPLPDQSFDAVLNTVSVQYLQYPEAIFSEIHRVLKPGGIAIVSFSNRMFYQKAIQAWRDSSEEYRVELVKRYFESVPGFSAPEVVARRAQVPSFLQMLGVAGGDPFYAVIVQRV, translated from the coding sequence ATGCCCCTCCAGCCCAGCGATCGCACCAAGCTAGACCCCACCGAAGATACAGTCTTTTATGGTCTGCCCCGCTTTGTCACTCACGTCGATGAGGGATTCATTCAGCAGCTCACCGATTTGTATCGCGAACGTCTAAAGCCTCAGACCCGGATTTTGGACTTGATGAGTAGTTGGGTTTCCCATCTGCCTGATGAAGTGGAGTTTGCTCATGTTGAAGGGCATGGACTCAACGCCGAAGAGTTAGCCCGTAATCCGCGCCTGCACCACTCCTTTACCCAAGACCTAAACCAGGAGCCGAAACTGCCCTTACCTGATCAATCGTTTGATGCAGTGCTGAATACGGTTTCTGTGCAGTATTTGCAGTATCCCGAAGCTATCTTCAGCGAAATTCATCGCGTTCTAAAGCCCGGAGGCATCGCAATCGTTAGCTTTTCTAACCGCATGTTCTACCAAAAGGCAATCCAGGCTTGGCGAGATAGCTCGGAGGAATATCGCGTAGAACTGGTCAAACGCTATTTCGAATCTGTACCTGGATTTTCTGCCCCTGAAGTAGTTGCGCGGCGGGCACAAGTACCCAGCTTCTTGCAAATGCTTGGCGTGGCAGGGGGCGATCCCTTTTATGCCGTGATTGTTCAGCGGGTTTAA
- the acs gene encoding acetate--CoA ligase — translation MSESTIESILQEKRVFQPAAEFSQKAQIKSLEEYQQLYDRAKADPEKFWAELAEQELHWFQKWDQVLDWQPPFAKWFVGGKINISYNCLDRHLTTWRRNKAALIWEGEPGDSRTLTYAQLHREVCQFANALKHLGVEKGDRVGIYMPMIPEAAIAMLACARIGAAHTVVFGGFSAEALRDRLVDGQVKVVVTADGGWRKDAIVPLKPQVDKALADGSAPSVENVLVVRRTGQDIPMQLGGRDHWWHELQPQMSADCPAEPMDSEDLLFILYTSGSTGKPKGVVHTTGGYNLYTHMTTKWIFDLQDTDVYWCTADVGWITGHSYIVYGPLSNGATTLMYEGAPRASNPGCFWDVIQKHGVNVFYTAPTAIRAFIKMGEDLPKARDLSSLRLLGTVGEPINPEAWMWYHRVIGGERCPIVDTWWQTETGGIMITPLPGAIATKPGSATLPFPGILADVVNLEGESVGTNQGGYLAVRHPWPGMMRTVYGDPDRFRKTYWEHIPPKDGKYVYFAGDGARRDEDGYYWVMGRVDDVINVAGHRLGTMEIESALVSHPAVAEAAVVGKPDELKGQEIVAFVTLEGGHTASDALKADLKQHVGQEIGAIARPGDIRFADALPKTRSGKIMRRLLRDLASGNAVSGDTSTLEDRNVLEALRDEG, via the coding sequence ATGTCAGAATCCACGATTGAATCCATTCTTCAAGAAAAGCGCGTATTCCAGCCTGCGGCTGAGTTCTCCCAAAAAGCTCAGATTAAGAGTCTGGAAGAGTACCAGCAACTCTACGATCGCGCCAAGGCTGACCCAGAAAAGTTTTGGGCCGAGCTAGCCGAACAAGAGTTGCACTGGTTTCAAAAGTGGGACCAAGTGCTGGATTGGCAGCCGCCCTTTGCGAAGTGGTTTGTGGGTGGCAAAATCAACATCTCTTACAACTGCCTCGATCGTCACTTAACGACTTGGCGACGCAATAAAGCCGCGTTGATTTGGGAAGGAGAACCGGGAGATTCGCGGACGCTCACCTATGCCCAACTCCATCGGGAAGTGTGTCAGTTTGCCAATGCCCTGAAGCATTTGGGTGTGGAAAAGGGCGATCGCGTGGGCATCTATATGCCGATGATCCCGGAAGCGGCGATCGCGATGTTGGCTTGTGCCCGGATTGGCGCAGCGCATACAGTCGTGTTTGGCGGCTTTAGTGCTGAGGCGTTGCGCGATCGCTTGGTCGATGGGCAGGTCAAGGTGGTGGTCACAGCGGATGGGGGTTGGCGCAAAGACGCGATCGTGCCGCTGAAACCTCAAGTGGATAAAGCTCTAGCTGACGGCTCGGCTCCCAGTGTCGAGAATGTACTAGTGGTGCGACGGACTGGGCAAGACATCCCCATGCAACTAGGCGGTCGGGATCATTGGTGGCATGAGTTGCAACCGCAAATGTCGGCTGATTGCCCTGCTGAGCCGATGGATAGCGAAGATTTGTTGTTCATTCTCTACACTTCAGGCAGCACAGGCAAACCGAAGGGTGTGGTGCATACTACAGGCGGCTACAACCTCTACACCCACATGACGACTAAGTGGATCTTTGATCTGCAAGACACAGATGTGTATTGGTGTACCGCAGATGTGGGCTGGATCACCGGACACAGCTACATTGTCTACGGCCCGCTGTCTAACGGTGCAACGACCCTAATGTACGAAGGGGCACCGCGTGCTTCTAACCCTGGTTGCTTCTGGGATGTGATTCAAAAGCATGGGGTCAACGTCTTTTATACTGCACCCACCGCAATTCGCGCCTTTATCAAAATGGGCGAAGACTTGCCGAAAGCGCGAGATCTCTCCTCTTTGCGCTTGTTGGGCACCGTGGGAGAACCGATTAACCCCGAAGCTTGGATGTGGTATCACCGCGTAATCGGTGGTGAGCGCTGCCCGATTGTGGATACTTGGTGGCAAACCGAAACGGGCGGCATTATGATCACGCCTCTACCTGGGGCGATCGCCACCAAACCAGGCTCAGCAACTCTCCCCTTCCCTGGCATCTTGGCCGATGTGGTGAATCTAGAAGGGGAATCGGTCGGCACTAACCAAGGCGGCTACCTAGCAGTGCGGCATCCCTGGCCCGGAATGATGCGGACAGTTTACGGCGATCCCGATCGCTTCCGCAAAACCTACTGGGAACACATTCCCCCCAAAGATGGCAAATACGTCTACTTTGCGGGCGACGGCGCACGACGCGATGAAGATGGCTACTACTGGGTCATGGGTCGCGTGGATGACGTGATCAACGTGGCTGGGCACCGTTTGGGCACGATGGAGATTGAGTCGGCCTTGGTTTCTCACCCTGCCGTGGCTGAAGCTGCGGTGGTGGGCAAACCTGATGAACTCAAAGGACAAGAGATTGTGGCCTTTGTGACCCTAGAAGGCGGTCATACTGCTAGCGATGCTCTCAAAGCAGACCTGAAGCAGCACGTCGGCCAAGAAATTGGCGCGATCGCCCGTCCCGGAGATATCCGATTTGCCGATGCCCTACCCAAGACGCGATCGGGCAAGATTATGCGACGGTTGCTGCGGGATCTCGCTAGTGGCAATGCCGTATCTGGGGATACTTCTACCCTAGAAGATCGCAACGTCCTAGAAGCCCTGCGCGACGAAGGTTAA